TTTTGGTAAGTAGGGGACCAATTAATTCATAAACTACAGTAGCTGCAAGGATTATTGTTCTTATCTCTGAACCAAGAGGAGATGGAAGTATTTGTTCTCCTATAAGAGCAAGTCCAATGGCAACACCTGCTTGAGGTATTAAAGTCATACCTAAGAATTTTTGTACAGTTTTAGGCGCATTCGTAATCTTTGCACCTATAGATGCTCCAAAAACCTTTCCTAAAGCTCTAATTAGTATATATGCTATTCCTAATACTCCAACCTTTTCTAAAATAGATATATTTAATTCAACACCTGCTATAGTAAAAAATGCTACAAATATAGGTGGTGTGAATTTATCTACCACAGAAAAAGTTCTAGTTGTATTGGGAGCAATATTTACAATAGTGGCTCCAATACCCATACAGCATAAAAGAGATGAAAGATTAAATTTATTGCAAATGCCTATAGCAAGAAATATAACTCCTACAGAGAGGGTTAGTAACTTTTCCTCGCTTTTTAATCTTTTACATAAGAAAGAAAATATTATTCCAAGTAAAAAACCTACAAATAGAGAAATTAGTATCTCAAATATTGGTTTAATAAAGGCCATAATCATGGAAGTACTTGAATTGGTTAATAGTGTTGTTGCAATAGTAGAAGATATACCAAATATCATAATGCATACAGCATCATCCATAGCAACCACGGGAAGTAGTGTATCTACAAGAGGTCCTTTAGCCTTATATTGCCTTACTACCATTAATGTAGCTGCAGGGGCAGTAGCTGCTGCTATAGCACCAAGTACTATACTAAAAGGTACTGTTTGCTTGAATATAAAAATCATAGCTAAGTCTACAAAGAGAGTAGCACAAGAAGCTTCTAATATGGTAATTAATATAACCCCTTTACCAATCTTTTTTATATGACTAAAGTCAAATTCACTTCCGATGGTATAAGCTATAAAACCTAAAGCAGCTTCAGAGATTATACCAAGGGAAGAAGATACATTAGATGGGATAATACCCAAAATGCTTGGGCCAATTAAAACTCCCCCAATTAAATACCCAGTAACTTCAGGAAGTTTTATATAGGAAACAAGCTTTCCCATCAACATCCCACAAAGTAAAATAACACTGACATAAAATAAAATATTCACCCTATTACCTCTTTCTATTAAGTTTATTTCTTTATCCCTTCAACAAAATTTACTGGAAGAGAAAAAAGAATGCCTGTATTAGGCTTGGACAAATCACCAGCAACTTTTTTAATAGCTTCTATAGCAATTTGAACTTCATCATCCTTTAGGACAGTAAAAATAGTTTTATTAAATGGTCTACTACCATTTAACAGCATTTTTAATGAACCAAATATGGGTATTTCACTATGATCTGATTCGCATAATACTGTAGCCATTCCAGTACTATCAATTACTGTTGCACCCCTTATACCTGATTTGGTAAGTTCTGATATGATATCATCTAGCAAATCAATTTTGTTCAATACAAATACTAACATTTGCATTTTAACACACCTCCTATAATTCTAAATCTAAATTTAGTTTATATTTAGAAGCTAATTTTTTTAGCTTCTTTTTAAACTGTTTAAGTTCTTTTGAAGATTCTTTAAAAAGTCTTTCGTTCTCTTTTAATATGGATTTATCTCTTTTTTCCATAGCCTCTCTAAATCCATTAAGGGATGAAATTTGTTTTACAGACGCATTTAAATAAAGTGTATGAAGTTCTCTTACCTCTTTACACGAAGGGTTTAATCTTTTTAAGTTTTCTAAGAAATAATTATATTTAGGTATTACTATTTTACTTAATACCACTAGGGAATTTTCATCAGATCTATAGTTTTTTCCTACTATACCAGAATAGTCATTTAAAGCATCGTTTCTTAGTGCATTTATAGAGTTTATGCTATTAACATAATTTCTTAGATCTTCTTTTACTTTTATATGAGTATGATTACAACCATATAGTAAAAATAAGAGGATAAGGAGACTTGATATAATATAAATTATTTTTTTCATTATTTAATCCTTATAAATTAGTACCATATATTATAATAACATAGCTAAAATATATTAACCAGAAAGATATTGACTTTTATGGGTTTATATGAAAGTCAAAGACCTTTTCATAAATATATGAAAAGGTCTTTGACTTGAAAAAATTTTTATATTATAACTATGTCTCTTGTGAATTTATTTAGTATTTCTGGATTGCCATCCTTATCGATAACAACGATGTCTTCAATTCTCATACCAAATTTTCCAGATATATATATACCAGGTTCTATACTAAAAGCCATTCCTGGTTCTAGAATTTGTTTATTATTTTCCTTTATATATGGAGCTTCATGAACACTATATCCTATACCATGTCCAGTTCTATTCAAGAAATGTTTTCCGTGGCCAGCATCCTTTATAATATCTCTTGAAACTTTATCAACATCTCCACAAGTTACGCCAGCTTTAGCGAAGTTTTCAGCATCAGCATTAGCTTTTTTTACTATTTCATATACTCTCTTTTGCTCATCAGTAATCCCACCAATGAAGAATGTTCTAGAAGTATCAGAACAGTACCCCTTATACTTACATCCTAGATCAAGTATAACTAAGTCTTGTTCTTCTATTACTCTAGAGTATCCGTTATAGTGAGGTTTAGAACTGTTAGGACCAGAAGCTATAATAGGTTCAAAAGAAACGCCTTCAGCACCTAGTTCATCGAAAGTTTCATATATTTTATCTTTTATATCTTTTTCAGTTATACCTGGTTTTATAAATTTAGAAAGTACCTCCATAACTTTATCAGCCATTTGAGCTGCAACTCTCATTTTTTCTATGTCTTCTTCAGGTTTTATGATTCTAAATTCTTCTAATAAATTATGAGCGTTAAAGAATTTACCATCAAATTCATCAGCTATATCAAGCATGTTTATAGATCTTATAGCACAGTTAACTCCTATGTTTTTACCCATAAGACCAAAGTCTTTGAAAGCTTTTATAATACTTGGAACAAAGCCATCTCCATCACTCCAAATATAGTAAGTAGCATCTTCTCCTAGTTTATGAAGGATTTCTTCATAGTTTAATTCTGGAGTAACATAGAAGTACCTTCCATCTGCTAATAAGAATAAAGCTTGGAATCTTTCATCTGGAGCAGGTGAAAAATCTAAAAGGTATACAAGGTCATTAGAAGGTCCAATGACTATTGCATCTAAATTATTTTTTTTCATTAGTGCGTAAAGATTTTCAATATATGGTGCTTGAAACATATGATTCACCCCTAATTATAATATTTAAATTAAGCCTTATTATAAAGGTTTAATTTACTTAATTCCCTAAGACTAATTGTATTATATTTAATTATAAAAATCCATACTATAACTATTTATAATATTAATAGTAAAATACTAAAAATAAATGTTTTGTGGTAATATAGGGGATATAGATGGAAATAGGAGAGTGAGAGCATGGAAAACATAAATAATTTAATTAATAGTGGGTATGAAAAGTTAATATCCCAAAGTACTGTTGAGGCTTGCAAAGATTGGTTACAAGCTTTTGATAAAATTAAGTTATTAGCAGAGGAGAAAGGTTATAAAGATTTTGAGGACATAGAAGATGGGTTTAAATTTATAGAGAGTCTTACTAATTGGGCTCAAGATTTAGAAATGGAACTTGAGAATGCAGGTATGGAAGACAAGGAGTTCTTTAAAAAAAGAATAAGTTATGTAAATGAATTTTGTAGGACCTTTAGTGAGGTAGATCAATTTATAATAATGAACATGAACCTTGCAGAGGCAGAGTCTTATTTTGAAATTGGTGAAATTGAAAAGAGTGAGGAACTATTTGAAAAGTATAGCAAGGAATATAAAAATTCCACATGGCCTTCCGTTAAGTGGGGTGATGTATACTGGCTTTCAAATATATTAAAGGAAAAGAAAGAACTTATTAATTTAAACAAAGCTATGGAAGTATATAAAATGGGTCTTGGAAGAGATAAGCATGAGGATTATATACTAGAGGATAGAATTGAAGATTTAAAGGATTTTATGGAAAGATACGAATAATTATTATAAGTTAAGAATGCGGGTTTAATAATAGGGATGCTATGGTTTATGCTTAGATTAAGGATGTTATATTTACTAAGTTTCATAAATTATAGTATCTTTTTTATTTAGTTATAAATTCATTTATAACGTAAAACAATCTGTCCTTTATTTAGGAATAGTACATATATACCTTATGAAAGGAGTTGATAGTATGTCAGTAATATCACAAAAATCACAAAGAGTTTTTAATGTTCAATACGCAAAAGGGATTAATGCAAAGGGAGAAGATATTATAAAAGAACAAAAGATAGGAAGTATTAAGTTAGATGCTAAAGATGAGGATGTTTTTGCCATAGGAGAAGCTATTAAAAATATAATGGCTACTACAATATCAGGATTTATTATAAATGAAGAAGTTGAACTTATTAAACAAAACTAATAGCTTTTAT
The nucleotide sequence above comes from Hathewaya histolytica. Encoded proteins:
- a CDS encoding cation:proton antiporter, translated to MNILFYVSVILLCGMLMGKLVSYIKLPEVTGYLIGGVLIGPSILGIIPSNVSSSLGIISEAALGFIAYTIGSEFDFSHIKKIGKGVILITILEASCATLFVDLAMIFIFKQTVPFSIVLGAIAAATAPAATLMVVRQYKAKGPLVDTLLPVVAMDDAVCIMIFGISSTIATTLLTNSSTSMIMAFIKPIFEILISLFVGFLLGIIFSFLCKRLKSEEKLLTLSVGVIFLAIGICNKFNLSSLLCCMGIGATIVNIAPNTTRTFSVVDKFTPPIFVAFFTIAGVELNISILEKVGVLGIAYILIRALGKVFGASIGAKITNAPKTVQKFLGMTLIPQAGVAIGLALIGEQILPSPLGSEIRTIILAATVVYELIGPLLTKIALIKANEVNLSNKNLNV
- a CDS encoding M24 family metallopeptidase, which produces MFQAPYIENLYALMKKNNLDAIVIGPSNDLVYLLDFSPAPDERFQALFLLADGRYFYVTPELNYEEILHKLGEDATYYIWSDGDGFVPSIIKAFKDFGLMGKNIGVNCAIRSINMLDIADEFDGKFFNAHNLLEEFRIIKPEEDIEKMRVAAQMADKVMEVLSKFIKPGITEKDIKDKIYETFDELGAEGVSFEPIIASGPNSSKPHYNGYSRVIEEQDLVILDLGCKYKGYCSDTSRTFFIGGITDEQKRVYEIVKKANADAENFAKAGVTCGDVDKVSRDIIKDAGHGKHFLNRTGHGIGYSVHEAPYIKENNKQILEPGMAFSIEPGIYISGKFGMRIEDIVVIDKDGNPEILNKFTRDIVII
- a CDS encoding DUF1659 domain-containing protein; the protein is MSVISQKSQRVFNVQYAKGINAKGEDIIKEQKIGSIKLDAKDEDVFAIGEAIKNIMATTISGFIINEEVELIKQN